The sequence TTTTACTTTTAAAGTTTGCCCAGGCCCTTGAAGAATTCGGAAAAGTTGAAAGTATGCCTGCACTCGAGGGCAAAAGAATGATTATATTTTTAGCACCTAAAAAGAAAATTAAATAACAATTAAATATATCCACGGAAATGCCAAAGATGAAAACAAATTCCAGTGCTAAGAAAAGGTTTAGACTAACCGGCTCTGGAAAACTTAAAAGAAAGCAAGCTTTTAAAAACCACATCCTTACTAAAAAATCTACCAAAAGAAAAAGAAATCTTACTGGTTTCACAATGGTACATGATGCAGATCAGG comes from Bacteroidota bacterium and encodes:
- the rpmI gene encoding 50S ribosomal protein L35; translation: MPKMKTNSSAKKRFRLTGSGKLKRKQAFKNHILTKKSTKRKRNLTGFTMVHDADQGNIKLLLCIGK